A stretch of DNA from Sphingopyxis sp. MWB1:
TCGTCGCCCATGCGGAGCGCGGCGATGAAGGCTTCCTGCGGGATGTTCACATTGCCATATTCACGCATCCGCTTTTTGCCTTCCTTCTGTTTTTCCAGAAGCTTTTTCTTGCGGCTGGCGTCGCCGCCATAGCATTTGGCGGTGACGTCCTTGCGCAGCGCAGCGATGGTTTCGCGGGCGATGACCTTGCCGCCGATCGCCGCCTGGATCGGGATTTTGAACATGTGGCGGGGGATAAGATCCTTTAGCCGCTCGCACATGCCGCGCCCCCGGCTTTCGGCGGTGCCGCGATGGACGATCATCGACAGCGCATCGACGGGCTCGTTATTCACCAAAATGCTCATTTTGACGAGATCGCCCGCGCGGTGGCCGATCTGGTGATAGTCGAACGAGGCATAGCCGCGCGAAATGCTCTTGAGCCGGTCGTAAAAGTCGAACACCACTTCGTTGAGCGGCAGTTCATAGGTGATCTGCGCGCGACCGCCGACATAGGTGAGATTTTTCTGCACCCCGCGCCGGTCCTGACAGAGTTTGAGGATCGGCCCCAGATATTCGTCGGGCACATAAATCACCGCCTCGATCCACGGCTCCTCAATCTCGTCGATGCGATTGGGGTCGGGCATGTCGGCGGGGTTGTGCAGCTCAATCTCTTTCGCCGCTTCATTCTTGGTATGGCCAAGCTTGAGCTTGTACACCACCGAGGGCGCGGTGGTGATGAGGTCGAGATCATATTCGCGGCTGAGCCGCTCCTGGATGATTTCGAGGTGCAACAGCCCCAGAAAGCCGCAGCGAAAGCCGAAACCGAGCGCGGCCGAGCTTTCCATTTCAAAGCTGAACGACGCATCGTTGAGCCGCAGTTTCTGAATGCTTTCGCGCAGCTTTTCAAAATCATTGGCGTCGGTGGGGAAGAGGCCGCAGAAAACGACCGGCTGCGCCTCCTTGAACCCCGGAAGGGCGGCAGCGGCGGGCTTTTTGGCGTCGGTGACGGTGTCGCCGACGCGCGCCTGCGCGACATCCTTGATCTGCGCGGTGATGAAACCAATCTCGCCGGGGCCGATTTCGGTGAGGTCGGTGCGCTTGGGCTTGAAACAGCCGACCCGGTCGATGAGGTGGGTGGTACCCGCCTGCATGAACTTGATCTGCTGACCCTTTTTCAGCGTCCCGTCGATCACGCGGACGAGGATGACGACGCCGAGATAGGGGTCGTACCAGCTGTCAACGAGCATCGCGACGAGCGGGGCATTGGCATCGCCCTTGGGCGGCGGGATGCGCGCGACGATGGCTTCGAGAATTTCCTCAATCCCGATCCCCGATTTGGCGCTGGCGAGCACGGCGTCATCGGCGGGCAGGCCGATGATATCCTCTATCTCTGCCTTCACCTTGTCGACATCGGCGGCGGGCAGGTCGATCTTGTTGATTACCGGCACGATTTCATGGTCATGCTCGATCGACTGATAGACATTGGCGAGCGTCTGCGCCTCCACCCCCTGCGCCGCGTCGACGACGAGCAGCGCGCCTTCGCACGCGGCGAGGCTGCGCGACACTTCATAGGCGAAGTCGACATGGCCCGGCGTGTCCATCAGGTTGAGCTGATAGGTTTCGCCATTATGGGCGGTGTAGCTGAGGCGCACGGTCTGCGCCTTGATCGTGATGCCGCGTTCCTTTTCAATATCCATATTGTCCAGGACCTGCGCCGACATCTCGCGCTCGGTCAGCCCGCCGGTGAACTGGATCAGCCGGTCGGCCAGCGTCGACTTGCCATGGTCGATGTGCGCGATGATCGAAAAGTTGCGGATATGCGAAAGGGGAGTCGTCATCAGCCGCCGTTAGCAGGGGTTTGCGGCGCTGTCAGCAGGGATCGCAGGGGCGCCGCGACCGCGCCGCTGTTCGCCAAAGTTCAGTAAAGTTCAGCCTTGTGCGCATTGCGATGCAGGCAGCGTTCTGGCCGGCGGCGCGGGCAGGACGCCAAGGGAGCGGGATGGACATGGTCAAAGAGCAGATTGCGACGCTGGCACGGCGGGACAAGGTAGGAAAGCGCTATGTGTAGCGCACCAGAGTGGCTGTTTTTTCGCACAAAGCCACAAAGCCACAAAGCCACAAAGATGCTGCAACGACCGCGAAGCGGCTTTCTGCTGTGACCGTCGATAAATCGCGCCGTTTGGCAGGAGAAGAAGCCTGTCGGCTTAGCTCTTGCTCTTTGTGGCTTTGTGGCTTTGTGCGAAACTCATTGGGGCGCGGCGGTTGGCGAGGCGCCTTCGGCCCTGTCATCGGATGGCGAATGGCTTTTCCCGATGGGAGTGCTGGACCCCGGATCAAGTCCGGGGTGACGAGGCTGGGGGCTACCCCGGAGCTGGGTGGGGTGACGCCGGGGCAAGCCTGGGGTGACGATGGCAGCTTCGTCCGCGGTGGCGCCCCGGATCGGGTCCGGGTGATCGGGGATTATTGCGCTCCCCCGCCCCCTTACGGGCGCGGGGTGGCGAGCATGGCTTCCATCATGGCGAGCGCGGCCTGGCGGCCGATGCGGGCAATGAGGGGGCGGGGAGTTTCGTCGCCGAGCTCAAAAGTGGCGGTGGGGATGCGATAGGTTTCGTAGCCCCAGCTTTTGGAGGTCGGCAGGCCGGCATTATGGCTGGCGTCACGTTCGACCGTGTAACCCGGCATACGCTGTTGATAACGGTCGATCCAGGCGGCGGTGACGTTCGGCGGATCGGTCGCCTGATCGTCGGTGAGCGTGTAGATCACATCCTTGCGCGTCGAATGAAAGTCGAGGAGCAGGCGCAGCTTTCGCGCCGGATCGGCGTCGATGTCGGCGGCGAGGCGCTGGACCAGCCGGGTTTCGGGCTGGGTAAAGGGGCCCCAGTCGCGGTTGAGATCGAGCCCGCCGGTGGCGTGGCGCCAATAGCCGCGCGCCACCCCATCGGGGTTGAGCATCGGCACGACGAGCGTGGTGAAGCGCGCGCGATAGGCCTTTGCCACCGGATCGTCGGAGAGGATGGCATCGACGAAATGGAACATGGCGAGCGCGCCGGTGATTTCGGGCGGATGCTGGCGCCCCAGCAGGAGCACCTGTTCACCGCCCGCGCCGGGACCGGCGATGGTCAGAAGCTCGATATCGCGGCCCTCTGCCGAGCGGCCGAGCAGGCTGCGCTGCGCGTGCGGATGACGCGCCTTGTCGGCGAGCCAGGCGTCATAGGTGGCGGGGGCGATAATCTCCTGCCCCGCCACGAACAGCGGCGCATCGCCCAGCGCGACATGGAAGCGCGCGCGGCGGCGGCCATCTTCCTCGAACAGGGTCACCTGTTTTTCGGGAAGCGGGGTCCAGGTGACGCCGTCCGGGCTGGTCTTGGGCCAATAGCGGTGGCCGCAGGCGGTGTAATCGAGCGCAATCTCGATCCGCTGGCGCTTGCCCGCCATGGGGGTGAGGCGAAAACCATACCAGGGGCTGCAATTGATCGGCGGCGCATCTTCGGGCGAGAGGGTGAGCGTGAAGCTTCGCTCCCCATGCGTGGCGCATTGCCCCGCGGCGGCGGCGGGGAAATTGGCGTCGAGGCGCGCGAGCGGGGTCGCGCAGATGGTCGGCGCGGGGGTGGCCGCCGGGGCTTTGGTCTCGGTCGCGGCGACGGGCGCGAGGGAGAGGAGTCCAAGGGCAATCGCCCCCGCAAGGAGGCGGCGGGCACCCTGCCCTGCCCCGTTGCCTGCCGCTGCCCCGCGCCCGTTCCGCATCATCAACCCCTTAGAATTTCTTTCGCATTTCGAAATAGAAGGTGCGGCGCTTACCATTATGTTCGGCGCCATAATAGCCATAGCTTTCGTCAGCGATGGGCGGGCGCTTGTTCTGGATATTATTGATCCCGAAACGCATCCGCAGGCCATTGAGCGCGGTGTTGTTCGTCACCGTGTAAGCGACCGAGGCGTTCATCGTGAACCAGCTTTTGACGCGGAGGAACTCGCCCGTCTGGTCCTGCGTCACGCTGATATCGTTGAAGCTGCCGATATATTTGCCGAACCAGTTGACGTCCCAATTGCCCGCGCTCCACCCCGCCGAGGTGGAGAAGCGCCATTTGGGGCGGCCATCCTGCTCCATCAGCTCGCCAATGCCGTCGACGCTGACTTCATTGGGCAGCTCGCCCGCCTCGATCGCGTCGAGCAGCATCCGTCCGCCTTCGCCGGGAACCTGGAAAAAGCTTTTGAGGCGCGCGGCGTTGAAACGGAAGCGGAAGTCGCCGATGCCGGTATCGGGCAGGTCGTAATAGGCGCCGAAGTCATAGCCTTTTGACGTGCGGCTATCGAGATTGAGATAGGGGTCGTGGACGACGCTGATATTGCCCGCCGGGCTGCCCGCGAGCGAAGTGCCCGCAAACAGCGCCAGCGTGTCGGCATCGGGATCGTCGCGCACGACATTGGGGTTGAAGCTGCCCTGTTTGCGCATCAGCAGATCGAGCGCGATCTGATTCTGGTCGCCAAAGGTGCCGACGAGGCCGGTCTGCTTGATCCGCCAATAATCGGCGGTGAGCGTCAGGCGCGGGATGAAGGCGGGCGAGAGGACGACGCCGAAATTGAGGCTGGTCGTATCCTCTGGCTTCAGCTTGTCGGTGCCGCTGCGAAGGCTGGTCGTGCTGCGGTTGCCGCAGGCGCCGATATTGGGGATCAGCCCCTTTTCAAATTCGGCCTGGCAGCGGACATAATCGTCGCGCGAATTGTTGCGCGTCGTCCCGACATCATTGACCTGCACCAGATTGGGGGCGCGAAAGCCGAGCGACCAGGCGCCGCGGAAGAGGAGGCCGCCAAAGGGCGTCCAGGCGGCGGCGACGCGCGGGACGACCGTGCTGCCGACATCGGTGAAATGTTCAAAGCGCCCCGCAAGCTGAAGGTCGAGCTTTTCGACGAGCGGGATGTTCATATCCTCGCTGACCAAAGGCACGAAGGTTTCGGCAAAGGCCGAGAAAACTTCGCGATTGCCGCTGGTGTCGGGGCTGGGGCTGGTGCCCAGCACGTCGCTTTGTTCGACCACGCCGGTCACCGCATTGGTGAAGGTGATCGTGCCGTCGAGCCGGTCGTCGCGATTGTCGATGAAGGTTTCGCGCCGCGCCTCCACCCCCAGCGCGACGCCGAAATCGCCGCCCGGAAGCTTGAACAGATCGTTGCGCGAGATTTTGAAATCGGCGAGCGCCAGCGTCGTCTTGCCGATGCGGTAGACGGGGACGATGAAGCTGTCGATCGTCGCCTGGTTGCTGGGGGTGCCATCGACCGTATTGGGATCGGTGAAGCTGCCGCCGTTAAAGGGATTATAGGCGCTGGCGTCGGTGCGGTTGATCGCATCCTGGAACAGGGTATTCGAAATGCGCGTCGCGCGGTCGGTGGTGTTCGCTTCGGTATAAAGCACCGCGGTGTCGAAATCCCAGCTGCCGATCTCGCCGCGCAGGCCGGTGAGGAAGCGCATGCTGTCGCCCGTCACCTGAACCTCGCGCGGGCCGGCGTCGATCGCGCGATAGCCGATGATCTGGATCGTCGCGCCGGTCGCGGGAATGCCCGCGGGGCGCGGGGTGATGCGATTGGGGTTCGACGGATCGGGCGCACCAAAGGGATTATAATAGGCTGTCGTCGTCACCCCGATGGGGACGCCGCCCAAAATCTGCGCCTGTTCGATATTGCGGTTGAGCTTTGAATAATAATAGCTGCCCTCCGCATAAAGTTCGAGGCCGCTGGCAAATTCATGGCTGAACAGCGCGAAGAGATTATAGCGGTCGCGGTTCGAAAACAGGTCCGACGCGGGTGCGCTGTCATAGCGGATCGCGGTGTCGATCGAGCTGCTGCCATTATCGGCGCACAGCCCGTTCTGCAGCGGCAGATAGCTGGTGTCGCCCGATGCCAGCACGCTGCACGGCTGGATGTGAAAATCATCGTCGCCGACGCGGGTTATACGGCTGCTCGCCTGAAAGCGGCCCCAGGGCGCGCCCGAGCTGCGATTGTTAAGCTGGGTATCACCTTCGAAAGGGGTGCCGACGAAAAAGGGGCGCAAATCGTCGCTGGCCGAAAAATCCTGTTCGCTCGCGGGCACGCGATTGCCGTGGAAATAATTGCCATAGACGGTGAGATTGGTGCGCCCGCCGTTGAAGTCGACGCCGAAACCGCCGCTGATATCATATTCATATTGGCTGGTTTCATTGGCGAGATCGAGCCGCATATTGACGAAGCCGCCCTTGAGCCGCCCGCGAAGCTGGGTGTCGATCACCCCCGCCACCGCATCGGCGCCATAGACGGGCGAAGCGCCGTCGCGCAGCACCTCAACCCGGCGCACCGCGCTCGGCGGAATGGTGTTGGTGTTGGGCGACACGACGGGAACGAGCAATTCGGTCTGATAGCCGGGGTTGAGCACCATGCGGCGGCCATTGATGAGCAGCAGCGTGTTGCCGGTGCCAAGGTCGCGCAGATTGATCGAGGCGACGTCGCCGCGCGCGGCATTGGCGCTGCCCACCGTATTCTGATCGTTGAACTGGGTCGCGCCGATCTGCGGGATCGAGCGGAACAATTCGTCGCCGGTGATCGCGCCCGTTGCTTCCACCTCGCGCTCGGTCAGCACGGTGACGGGCAGGACGTCATCGACCTTTGCCCCCTTGATCTGCGAGCCGGTGACGATGATTTCGACCGTGTCGGCGGTTTCGCTCTCCAGCGGCTGCGCGGCTTCCACCGCCGCTGCGGGTGCCGCCGCGCCGGGCTGCGCCACGACGAACGACCCCCCGCCGGTTTCGCGCAGGATAAGCCGCGTGTCGCGCAGCAAATGGCGATAGGCCGCGGCGGGCGAAAAGCGGCCGCGCAGCGCGGGCGCGGTCTTGCCCTGCACCACCGACGGCACGAAGATCACATTGCGGTCGGTTTGCGAGGCAATGGCGCGCAGCGAACGAGCGAGCGCCTGTTTGGGCAGGTCGAAATCATATTCAACCTGCTCGCGCGCCTCGGCCCCGACGCTTGCGACGATAGCGATAATGGCCCCACAGGCCCCCAGCGAAGCTTTTGAAATCATCATATCCCCCTTTGGCGGCCCTGCTGATCAGGGTCACGCCCATAAAGCAGACGTGCAGGACGCATAAATCCGACATGGCGGGGTCATAAAAATCGCATGAAAGCGCAAATGCGAAACCAAGTTTCAGATTTGTCACGAGAAACTTTGCTGTTTTGAGCCAGCGGGTGGGGCTGGCCGGGTCGGAGACGTCGTTTATCTCCGCTGGGGAGGGGCGCGGCGATGGCGGGAGATTGCTTCTCCCGGCTTTGCCGGGCTCGCAATGACGAGGGTGAAGCCTGTGACGGGCTCTCCCATTTATCAGGTTCGCGCGGAGACGCGGAGAAGGGGCTGGCCGGAAGGCAGGCCTTCTTCTGCCGCCACCGCTGTGAACGCGAGCGCGGAACATTCAAGGGGCCGGGCGGCCCGGAGCACTTCTCCGCGTCTACGCGTCTCCGCGCGAATCCTTATCCTCTTTCTCCGCGCTCTCTGCGCCGCGCAACCTTATCCCCGCCCTTGATCGCGCCACGAAGCGAATATGAAATTCGCGCAGAGGCGGAGAGGACGCAGAGACGGGATTTTCTCCCCCATCACCCTTGGGCCATTCCGAGGGAGGAACGGGTCACGCCCCCGGCTTTCGCCGGGGGTGCAGGATTAGCCTGAATGGGGCGGCAGCGCGGTCTTGCGGATCAGCGTATCAGGCGCAGTTCATCGGTGCGGCGTTCGACGCGCAGGTCGTGGAGCGCGGCAACGGCCGAGGCGAATTCGGCGGGGTCGTTGGTGGCGAACACCCCCGAGATGCTGAGGCTTCCCAGGCGCGGATCGGCAAGGTCAATGGGGGTGCCGCCATAGCGGTTGAACTCCGCGACCGCCGCCGAAAGCGAGCTGTCGTCGAACACCACCTGCCCGCGCCGCCACGCCGTCGCGGCCTCCAGCGAGGTTTGCGTAATCAGTTCGGGAGCGCCGGGGGCCGCGGTCAGCCGCTCGCCCGGCGCCAAAATCGTCGCCACTGCGGGCGCGCGCGGATCGGGCATGTTGCGCTTGTCCACCCGCACCTTGCCCGACAAAAGCGTCACCACCACCATGTCGCCGCGTCGCCGCACGATGAAGCTGGTGCCAAGCGCGGTTACGACGCGGCTGCCCGCCACGACGCGGAAGGGCAGATCGGGATCGCGCACCACCTCGAACATTGCCTCGCCCTCGTCGAGTTCGACGCTGCGCCCCTGGTCGTCATAGTGAATGCTGAGCCGTGTATCAGCGTTCAGCGCGACGCGGCTGCCATCGGCGAGCGTCGCGACCTTTTGCTCGCCAATGGCAGTGGCATAGGCGAGCGGACGCTGGAGATACCAGCCGCCGATCAGAAAGGTGGCGAGGAGGAGCGAGGCCGCTAGCCCCAGAGCGCGCCCACGCAGCCGCCGACCGGGCCCCGCCGGCGCATCGTCATTCGCCGCGGCGGGCTGACCCAGCAGCGCCGCGGCGCCGGGAATGATCGCCCAGCTATCGACCACGCGCTCAAAAATGCGGCGATGATCGGCATCGGCACCCAGCCACGCGCGCAGCCCCGCCTCGGTCGCGGGAGTGCGACCCTGCGATTCGAGACGCGCGAGCCAGGCTGCCGCCTCTGCCGCTATTTCGTCGGACCGGCCATGGGCCATCACCATTGCTCCATCCATTTGACAAGTTGCAGCGTCGCGCGCGCCACCTGTTTTTCCACCGCCGCGACCGACATGCCTTCGGACCGGGCGATGTCGGCAAAGGCCATATTGTCGAGCCGCCGTTTAAGGAGAATGCGGCGGCTGCGTTCGGGCAGCCGTTCGAGCCCCTCCGCCGCGCGGGCGAGGCGCATCCGTTCCTCGACAATCTGCGCCGGGTCGGGAAGATTGTCGGGAATATCGAAAAGATTGTCATATTCGGCGATGGGAGATCGGCGCTGGCGCCGCGCACGGTCGATCGACAGATTGACCGCCGCCTTGATCAACAGCGCCTCACGCGATTGCACATCATGGGCACGTTCATAGCGTTCCAGCTTCAGAAAAGCGTCGTGTACCAGCTCGTCAGCGTC
This window harbors:
- the lepA gene encoding translation elongation factor 4; translation: MTTPLSHIRNFSIIAHIDHGKSTLADRLIQFTGGLTEREMSAQVLDNMDIEKERGITIKAQTVRLSYTAHNGETYQLNLMDTPGHVDFAYEVSRSLAACEGALLVVDAAQGVEAQTLANVYQSIEHDHEIVPVINKIDLPAADVDKVKAEIEDIIGLPADDAVLASAKSGIGIEEILEAIVARIPPPKGDANAPLVAMLVDSWYDPYLGVVILVRVIDGTLKKGQQIKFMQAGTTHLIDRVGCFKPKRTDLTEIGPGEIGFITAQIKDVAQARVGDTVTDAKKPAAAALPGFKEAQPVVFCGLFPTDANDFEKLRESIQKLRLNDASFSFEMESSAALGFGFRCGFLGLLHLEIIQERLSREYDLDLITTAPSVVYKLKLGHTKNEAAKEIELHNPADMPDPNRIDEIEEPWIEAVIYVPDEYLGPILKLCQDRRGVQKNLTYVGGRAQITYELPLNEVVFDFYDRLKSISRGYASFDYHQIGHRAGDLVKMSILVNNEPVDALSMIVHRGTAESRGRGMCERLKDLIPRHMFKIPIQAAIGGKVIARETIAALRKDVTAKCYGGDASRKKKLLEKQKEGKKRMREYGNVNIPQEAFIAALRMGDDS
- a CDS encoding M14 family metallopeptidase, with product MMRNGRGAAAGNGAGQGARRLLAGAIALGLLSLAPVAATETKAPAATPAPTICATPLARLDANFPAAAAGQCATHGERSFTLTLSPEDAPPINCSPWYGFRLTPMAGKRQRIEIALDYTACGHRYWPKTSPDGVTWTPLPEKQVTLFEEDGRRRARFHVALGDAPLFVAGQEIIAPATYDAWLADKARHPHAQRSLLGRSAEGRDIELLTIAGPGAGGEQVLLLGRQHPPEITGALAMFHFVDAILSDDPVAKAYRARFTTLVVPMLNPDGVARGYWRHATGGLDLNRDWGPFTQPETRLVQRLAADIDADPARKLRLLLDFHSTRKDVIYTLTDDQATDPPNVTAAWIDRYQQRMPGYTVERDASHNAGLPTSKSWGYETYRIPTATFELGDETPRPLIARIGRQAALAMMEAMLATPRP
- a CDS encoding TonB-dependent receptor, translated to MMISKASLGACGAIIAIVASVGAEAREQVEYDFDLPKQALARSLRAIASQTDRNVIFVPSVVQGKTAPALRGRFSPAAAYRHLLRDTRLILRETGGGSFVVAQPGAAAPAAAVEAAQPLESETADTVEIIVTGSQIKGAKVDDVLPVTVLTEREVEATGAITGDELFRSIPQIGATQFNDQNTVGSANAARGDVASINLRDLGTGNTLLLINGRRMVLNPGYQTELLVPVVSPNTNTIPPSAVRRVEVLRDGASPVYGADAVAGVIDTQLRGRLKGGFVNMRLDLANETSQYEYDISGGFGVDFNGGRTNLTVYGNYFHGNRVPASEQDFSASDDLRPFFVGTPFEGDTQLNNRSSGAPWGRFQASSRITRVGDDDFHIQPCSVLASGDTSYLPLQNGLCADNGSSSIDTAIRYDSAPASDLFSNRDRYNLFALFSHEFASGLELYAEGSYYYSKLNRNIEQAQILGGVPIGVTTTAYYNPFGAPDPSNPNRITPRPAGIPATGATIQIIGYRAIDAGPREVQVTGDSMRFLTGLRGEIGSWDFDTAVLYTEANTTDRATRISNTLFQDAINRTDASAYNPFNGGSFTDPNTVDGTPSNQATIDSFIVPVYRIGKTTLALADFKISRNDLFKLPGGDFGVALGVEARRETFIDNRDDRLDGTITFTNAVTGVVEQSDVLGTSPSPDTSGNREVFSAFAETFVPLVSEDMNIPLVEKLDLQLAGRFEHFTDVGSTVVPRVAAAWTPFGGLLFRGAWSLGFRAPNLVQVNDVGTTRNNSRDDYVRCQAEFEKGLIPNIGACGNRSTTSLRSGTDKLKPEDTTSLNFGVVLSPAFIPRLTLTADYWRIKQTGLVGTFGDQNQIALDLLMRKQGSFNPNVVRDDPDADTLALFAGTSLAGSPAGNISVVHDPYLNLDSRTSKGYDFGAYYDLPDTGIGDFRFRFNAARLKSFFQVPGEGGRMLLDAIEAGELPNEVSVDGIGELMEQDGRPKWRFSTSAGWSAGNWDVNWFGKYIGSFNDISVTQDQTGEFLRVKSWFTMNASVAYTVTNNTALNGLRMRFGINNIQNKRPPIADESYGYYGAEHNGKRRTFYFEMRKKF
- a CDS encoding FecR family protein: MVMAHGRSDEIAAEAAAWLARLESQGRTPATEAGLRAWLGADADHRRIFERVVDSWAIIPGAAALLGQPAAANDDAPAGPGRRLRGRALGLAASLLLATFLIGGWYLQRPLAYATAIGEQKVATLADGSRVALNADTRLSIHYDDQGRSVELDEGEAMFEVVRDPDLPFRVVAGSRVVTALGTSFIVRRRGDMVVVTLLSGKVRVDKRNMPDPRAPAVATILAPGERLTAAPGAPELITQTSLEAATAWRRGQVVFDDSSLSAAVAEFNRYGGTPIDLADPRLGSLSISGVFATNDPAEFASAVAALHDLRVERRTDELRLIR
- a CDS encoding RNA polymerase sigma factor; the protein is MATLTDILAKARRVVMRRGVSDDDADELVHDAFLKLERYERAHDVQSREALLIKAAVNLSIDRARRQRRSPIAEYDNLFDIPDNLPDPAQIVEERMRLARAAEGLERLPERSRRILLKRRLDNMAFADIARSEGMSVAAVEKQVARATLQLVKWMEQW